A single Aminobacterium mobile DSM 12262 DNA region contains:
- the rpoD gene encoding RNA polymerase sigma factor RpoD produces the protein MENNKGKRAQREVTREELSNYMCKVRELIQEGQNKGFVTQKDIEKYIPIDFWNAEVLENVVSNLMELGIEVIDEEGKERGRAEAEEEALQPAEAEIGKLDDIPLTDPVRMYLREIGKVPLLEPEEEVDLAKRVEAGEEDAKRQIIDANLRLVVSIAKKYIGRGMLFLDLIQEGNLGLIRAVEKFDYRKGFKFSTYATWWIRQAITRAIADQARTIRVPVHMVETINKMVRVSRQLVQKLGREPTDEEIAAEMEIEPTKVEEIRRIAQLPVSLETPIGEEEDSQLGDFIEDRDLPSPEEAAASHLLHEQIDEMLEALSDREREVLQYRFGLEDGRSYTLEEVGKRFGVTRERIRQIEAKALRKLRHPSRSKKLRDFLD, from the coding sequence ATGGAGAATAATAAAGGGAAACGAGCTCAAAGAGAAGTAACAAGAGAAGAACTTTCGAACTATATGTGTAAGGTTCGAGAGCTTATTCAAGAAGGCCAAAACAAAGGTTTTGTGACACAAAAAGACATAGAGAAATATATCCCCATCGACTTCTGGAATGCAGAGGTATTGGAGAATGTAGTGTCTAATCTTATGGAGTTGGGGATAGAGGTCATTGATGAGGAAGGGAAAGAGCGAGGTAGAGCAGAAGCGGAGGAAGAGGCTCTTCAGCCTGCTGAAGCTGAGATCGGCAAACTTGACGATATTCCTCTCACTGATCCTGTTCGCATGTATTTGCGAGAGATAGGAAAGGTCCCTCTCCTAGAACCAGAAGAAGAGGTGGATTTGGCGAAGAGAGTAGAGGCTGGGGAGGAAGATGCAAAAAGGCAGATTATAGATGCGAACCTTCGTCTTGTCGTGAGCATCGCTAAAAAATATATTGGGCGCGGGATGCTTTTTCTTGATCTTATTCAAGAAGGCAATTTGGGGCTTATTCGTGCCGTAGAGAAGTTTGATTATCGAAAAGGTTTTAAATTTAGTACCTACGCTACATGGTGGATTCGCCAGGCTATTACTCGAGCTATAGCTGATCAGGCAAGAACTATTAGGGTTCCTGTCCATATGGTAGAGACTATCAATAAGATGGTGCGAGTGTCTCGACAGCTTGTGCAGAAATTAGGGCGGGAACCGACAGACGAGGAAATTGCAGCAGAGATGGAGATAGAACCAACAAAGGTCGAAGAGATTAGAAGAATTGCTCAACTCCCAGTCTCTCTTGAAACTCCAATAGGAGAAGAAGAGGATAGCCAGTTAGGAGATTTTATTGAAGATAGAGACTTGCCTAGTCCAGAAGAAGCGGCGGCGAGCCATTTGCTTCATGAACAAATTGATGAGATGTTAGAAGCTCTTTCTGACCGTGAAAGAGAAGTGCTTCAATATCGTTTCGGTTTAGAAGATGGCCGTTCCTATACGTTAGAAGAGGTTGGCAAGCGGTTTGGAGTAACCCGAGAGCGGATCCGTCAAATTGAGGCAAAGGCCTTGAGAAAACTACGCCATCCTAGCCGTAGCAAAAAGCTCAGGGACTTTCTCGACTAA
- a CDS encoding dipeptidase encodes MKKLRRGILVFLPITLTILMALSSWSCTNIVVGKDASADGSVITSHTADGAFYDARVRTIPGKTFPAGSKADVFWNIVMEEDYEPKKIGEIPQVEKTYTYFHVGYPFMNEHGVAIGETTIGQKEELKTFHPDARAIMTIEQLEVFALQRAKTAREAITVVGELAEKYGFLPSCGSEGECITITDSTEAWIFEIRSAGLMWTPDSGKPGAVWVAQRVPDDCVVIVPNMSRIREIDVNDKNNFMASKDYMQPAIDNGWYDPNSGKPFIWQEAYSPLTGNDDWSLSSMWIRNRLYTLYSQLDPTREWDPYAETMSYPFAIKPQKKLSVQDVMTMLRSHMEGTPFDMAAESAWDIREGDKIAKSPLTTPFVTKDLRNLLKIPYNRPVAKWDCAYSFVSQARSGYPAPVRTVLWFGYDNPHTTCYVPIYSGVLETRKNWRTFDRNTFSLDSTQWAFILADDLVNHRYQEAIADLKAVREPLEQGFAKQVLEIDKKALELAQKDPAQAQEYITKFTNECMEKTEKAWWQLNWDLISKYNNNKKK; translated from the coding sequence ATGAAGAAGTTGCGCCGTGGAATACTGGTATTCCTTCCCATCACCCTCACAATACTCATGGCCTTATCTTCGTGGAGCTGTACTAACATTGTTGTGGGAAAAGATGCCTCAGCGGATGGCTCTGTCATTACATCTCACACAGCAGATGGAGCTTTTTACGATGCAAGAGTCCGGACAATCCCTGGGAAAACCTTCCCCGCAGGAAGCAAGGCTGATGTCTTTTGGAATATTGTTATGGAAGAGGACTACGAACCCAAAAAAATTGGAGAAATTCCTCAGGTAGAAAAAACGTATACTTATTTTCACGTAGGCTATCCCTTTATGAACGAACATGGTGTCGCTATTGGAGAAACCACTATTGGGCAAAAAGAAGAGCTCAAAACATTCCATCCTGACGCTCGGGCCATAATGACCATCGAACAGCTTGAAGTTTTTGCCCTTCAAAGAGCAAAAACAGCTCGAGAGGCCATTACCGTTGTTGGAGAGCTGGCCGAGAAATACGGATTTCTTCCCTCATGTGGAAGTGAAGGCGAATGCATTACTATTACCGACTCAACGGAAGCCTGGATTTTCGAAATACGTAGCGCTGGTCTTATGTGGACCCCTGATAGTGGCAAGCCTGGCGCTGTATGGGTCGCCCAAAGGGTACCCGATGATTGCGTAGTAATCGTCCCTAATATGAGCCGTATTCGGGAAATTGATGTGAATGATAAAAACAATTTCATGGCTTCAAAGGATTATATGCAACCCGCCATTGATAACGGTTGGTATGATCCCAATAGTGGGAAACCCTTTATTTGGCAGGAAGCCTACTCTCCACTTACGGGAAATGACGACTGGTCTCTTTCCTCCATGTGGATCCGTAACCGACTTTACACCCTTTACAGCCAGCTCGACCCAACTCGTGAATGGGATCCTTACGCTGAAACCATGAGCTATCCCTTTGCTATCAAACCCCAGAAAAAGCTTTCTGTACAGGATGTGATGACTATGCTTCGAAGCCATATGGAAGGGACCCCCTTCGATATGGCAGCAGAGAGTGCATGGGACATCAGAGAAGGAGACAAGATAGCAAAGAGCCCCCTTACTACTCCTTTTGTAACGAAGGACCTCCGAAATCTTTTAAAGATTCCCTACAATAGACCTGTCGCAAAATGGGATTGCGCCTACAGCTTCGTTTCTCAGGCCCGTTCTGGCTATCCTGCTCCTGTCAGAACGGTACTCTGGTTCGGGTATGACAATCCCCATACTACATGTTACGTCCCCATCTATTCGGGCGTTCTTGAGACAAGAAAAAACTGGAGGACGTTCGATCGTAACACTTTCAGCCTCGACTCCACTCAATGGGCATTTATCCTAGCTGACGATCTCGTAAATCACCGTTACCAGGAAGCTATAGCAGATTTAAAAGCTGTGCGAGAACCTTTAGAGCAGGGGTTTGCCAAACAGGTTTTGGAAATAGATAAA
- a CDS encoding PQ-loop domain-containing transporter gives MAGKIFEAIMIICFGMAWPAAIYKSWASRSTGGKSLSFLCIILIGYVAGILHVILDSEGFSWILVLYILNTLMVSIDTCLYFRNRRIERKLK, from the coding sequence TTGGCGGGAAAAATCTTTGAAGCTATTATGATTATTTGTTTTGGTATGGCGTGGCCAGCTGCTATTTATAAGTCTTGGGCGTCACGAAGTACGGGAGGTAAGAGTCTCTCTTTTTTATGCATCATTTTGATCGGGTACGTTGCAGGAATATTACATGTTATTTTAGATAGCGAAGGTTTTAGCTGGATTCTGGTTTTGTACATTTTAAATACTCTTATGGTGTCTATCGATACGTGTCTTTATTTTAGAAACAGGCGGATTGAGCGAAAACTTAAGTAG